The following coding sequences are from one Lycium ferocissimum isolate CSIRO_LF1 chromosome 3, AGI_CSIRO_Lferr_CH_V1, whole genome shotgun sequence window:
- the LOC132048893 gene encoding uncharacterized protein LOC132048893, with protein MYTDRKVWDLEFAAGDHVLLKISPMKGVIRFGKRGKLSPRYIRPFEILDRVGDVAYQLVLQPGLASAHPVFHVSMLKKYHADSPYIVRWDSIRDGKAVVRWTEEEVSRMNLIEELNYAVVGKFSHGWPDLEELRVLEDFITMTSKGVHYINSKDGYYYPMRLLIYDPKFRIDEETTMAMAWIFFPHVLPTFFDKEALFSLASAVGMPLQLDLAIINKTRPSCARVKVLVDLVADLPNSVRKEIIDEKSSEVRFVDVIILYDVLPNYCKKCKLQGHNEETCRTLNPELRKKFEELDGKDEGKEADQGEGKGKVDEEVKHKRNEWNKMKTPRFIPADENAEIEVEDVHEEDLEPLDKNQENQDQVNSELLKNDIVGVYQVAGLARCEVNDNVSDVQNQEEDKASVEKITEPIFNMEEFPSEEVSKDGDRFDEDLQGVLEEGEVIVDKDRVQPNDHEVVKWYPLKPPDDQIIEIDKLDTQSMEDKGSSSSESWLKKGSPMRHLHDLVSHNILDEERSLLSDDNANVDVQVLPDTAQQISLKLVLLAQNKSLVITLVYAKCNKSERLHLWGDIYQVADSINLPWLVGGDFNVVLHEDEKIGGIPIQPQDYEDFAFCVNSCELTETSFKGTILLGGMVEEKLKHTKRILSTWSKEVYGDIFKQVIIREEIVRIKEEIFEGEALPLNRMVLQQAQAELKKYLHFEEEFWRQKANVTLFAEGDRNTRFFHNLFSQEQEATDFSLLNHVPSLVSEEDNELLVVPNADEVKQAVFALNRDSACGPDGLKGTFFYACWHIVGPDVLNMVKAFHEGHTLPKSITHTNLVLLPKKQDVQTYADIRPMSLSNFINKVISRVVHGRLEGILPRFVSPNQSGFMKGRSIIENVLLTQEIVIDIWKIGKPTNVIIKLDMAKAYDRVSWLFFIRILHKIGFSEGFVDMIWRPMANNWYSVMINGQPQGFFHSTRGVKQGDPLSPSLFILSAEVLQGP; from the exons ATAAGAGATGGAAAGGCAGTGGTGAGATGGACAGAAGAGGAAGTTTCACGTATGAACTTGATAGAAGAACTCAACTATGCTGTAGTAGGGAAGTTTTCTCATGGTTGGCCTGATTTGGAAGAACTTCGTGTG CTGGAAGATTTTATTACAATGACATCTAAGGGTGTTCATTATATTAATTCAAAAGATGGATATTATTATCCTATGAGACTACTGATTTATGATCCTAAGTTCAGAATTGATGAGGAGACAACAATGGCTATGGCATGGATCTTTTTCCCTCATGTCTTACCTACCTTTTTTGACAAAGAAGCCTTGTTTTCATTGGCCTCAGCAGTTGGTATGCCTTTACAATTAGATTTGGCTATAATCAACAAAACCAGGCCTAGTTGTGCTAGGGTCAAGGTGTTAGTTGATTTGGTAGCAGATCTGCCTAATTCTGTTAGGAAGGAAATTATTGATGAAAAGTCTAGTGAAGTAAGATTTGTTGATGTGATTATTCTTTATGATGTTCTTCCCAACTATTGTAAGAAGTGTAAATTACAAGGCCATAATGAAGAGACTTGTAGAACTCTTAATCCAGAATTAAGGAAGAAATTTGAAGAGTTAGATGGTAAAGATGAAGGCAAAGAAGCAGATCAAGGAGAAGGAAAAGGGAAAGTAGATGAAGAAGTGAAGCACAAACGAAATGAGTGGAACAAAATGAAGACTCCTAGATTTATACCAGCAG ATGAGAATGCAGAAATAGAAGTGGAGGATGTTCATGAAGAAGATCTAGAACCACTTGACAAGAATCAGGAGAATCAGGATCAAGTCAACTCTGAGCTgttaaaaaatgacatagttGGGGTGTATCAGGTGGCAGGTTTAGCAAGGTGTGAAGTGAATGACAATGTATCTGATGTTCAAAACCAAGAGGAAGACAAGGcttcagttgagaaaatcaCTGAGCCTATTTTCAATATGGAGGAGTTTCCATCAGAGGAAGTTAGCAAAGAT GGAGACAGATTTGATGAAGATTTACAAGGAGTATTGGAGGAAGGAGAAGTGATTGTTGATAAAG ATAGAGTTCAACCAAATGATCATGAGGTGGTAAAATGGTATCCTCTAAAGCCTCCTGATGATCAAATTATTGAGATTGATAAGTTAGATACTCAAAGTATGGAAGACAAGGGTAGCAGTTCAAGTGAATCATGGTTGAAAAAGGGTTCTCCTATGAGGCATTTGCATGATCTGGTTTCGCACAATATATTAGATGAGGAGAGGAGCCTATTATCAGATGACAAT GCCAATGTAGATGTGCAAGTTTTGCCAGATACAGCTCAGCAAATCTCTTTAAAATTAGTGCTTCTTGCTCAGAATAAATCTTTGGTTATTACTTTAGTTTATGCTAAATGTAATAAATCAGAGAGGTTGCACTTATGGGGTGACATTTATCAGGTGGCAGACTCTATTAATCTTCCATGGCTTGTTGGAGgggattttaatgtagttttacATGAAGATGAGAAGATAGGTGGGATTCCAATCCAACCTCAAGACTATGAAGATTTTGCTTTCTGTGTAAATTCCTGTGAATTGACGGAAACCAGTTTCAAAGGCACTAttttacttggtggaatggtagagGAG AAATTGAAGCATACAAAGAGGATTCTGTCTACATGGAGCAAAGAAGTGTATGGAGATATTTTCAAGCAAGTGATCATTAGAGAAGAAATTGTGAGGatcaaagaagaaatttttgaaggagAAGCTTTGCCTTTGAACAGAATGGTACTACAACAAGCACAGGCTGAACTAAAGAAGTATTTgcattttgaagaagaattctgGAGGCAGAAGGCTAATGTTACTTTGTTTGCTGAAGGGGATAGAAATACTAGATTTTTCCATAATCTG ttTTCTCAGGAGCAAGAAGCTACAGATTTTAGCTTACTTAACCATGTTCCTTCCTTGGTGTCTGAGGAAGATAATGAATTATTAGTTGTTCCTAATGCTGATGAAGTCAAACAAGCAGTTTTTGCTTTGAATCGGGATAGTGCTTGTGGTCCTGATGGATTAAAAGGCACTTTTTTTTATGCTTGTTGGCATATTGTTGGTCCAGATGTGCTTAATATGGTTAAAGCCTTTCATGAAGGTCACACTCTTCCTAAATCCATCACTCATACAAATTTGGTTCTTTTACCAAAAAAGCAAGATGTTCAAACTTATGCAGACATAAGGCCAATGAGCTTGAGTAACTTTATCAATAAAGTTATATCAAGAGTGGTTCATGGTAGATTGGAGGGCATTTTGCCAAGGTTTGTTTCACCAAATCAATCTGGTTTTATGAAGGGGAGAAGTATTATTGAGAATGTTCTTCTAACTCAGGAAATAGTCATAGATATATGGAAGATAGGAAAACCAACAAATGTAATCATCAAGTTGGATATGGCAAAGGCCTATGATAGGGTGTCTTGGTTGTTTTTTATCAGAATTCTTCACAAGATTGGCTTTTCAGAAGGTTTTGTGGATATGATTTGGAGACCTATGGCTAACAATTGGTATTCTGTGATGATCAATGGGCAGCCACAAGGATTTTTTCATTCAACAAGAGGGGTCAAACAAGGTGACCCTCTATCTCCATCACTATTTATACTGTCTGCAGAAGTTTTACAAGGGCCTTGA